The Arachis ipaensis cultivar K30076 chromosome B05, Araip1.1, whole genome shotgun sequence nucleotide sequence ggatttaaaagtattttcaaatgcttagggacaaaaatgtccaCGGGGCAaaaagtcagggacctatttgtccttttttctaaatttttctaTATTACTTTTTTAGATATTTAAAACaatatttatttaagattttctttttaaaaagatatatagAGCATTCtaataaaatttagttatttaaactaaatttaataaataaaagaagataaactaatatattgcatatatattaaattaaaaaattattttaaatttaactaaataaattttaaatatacacTTACAGTgtcaattcaaatcaaattacacataactaacaaaaaaaatatatgcttTCTCATGAACTTCAACTAAAAGAATACATGTTTTTTCTTCTGTCTTTGTTCTTTTCTCCGGTTCATCAGCTTCTGTTCTCTTCCTCAGTTCTTCCATAATGTCATTATTAGCTAGACATACATGTAGTCAGTCATGCCGTTATCTCTCAAGGCTTGATCCTGCATAACCCTCTCCATGTTTGTTGTCCAACCATACTCACCTGTGACCAAATAGCAAGTTGAATCAACAATCCTATCCGAAACCACAAATTAATATATTGTTCCTTACCATGTTCAAATGAAACTCCTAGTGAATGTTATTTTTGCCTATTTAAGGCAATTTTTTCCAAGTGTTGTCCCAAATAAGGATTGTCTTAGACAAAAAATATTGTAGTGACTCTAAACCTCCTCCTGCATCAGCTTGCCCATTTTTCATCGTTTCGTTTCTGGTCACATCACCTTCACCGCCACCATTTTGCCTCCCAATTCCAGCCTCTCACATTCTTCCACTCCTTTAAGAATGTATCACGTGTGCATATCAAGAAAGTATCAAGAAGTAGTTAGAAGTCCTTAACCAACTCTGGTAGCTCCTACAGAATTATGTTGGTCTCTTCATATTGTATATATAAGTAGGCTCTTGTGTTTGAAATTGTGGTAGACTTGTATTCAATTATTAATTGTCAGTAATTGAGTAATATTCAGTTTTATACTGTTAAGATCCATTGGTTTCTTATTCTCCAAGATTTTGATAGTGGAATGATTCAGTTTCTTCAAGATCAGTTCATATTGTTGCTGCAGTTTTCTTCATCTCTAAGCAATCCTTATAGAACTTCTATATGTGGTATCTAGAGCCTCACGGTTATCATAGTCATGGATGATTCATCATGCAACACTACTCCTGAGCATTCTATAGATTCAGATTCTGGCAATTCTTCAGCTTATCATAATGTTGTAAGTAGCCCCAACAACTTTTCTTTCTTACCTCAGTTCTTCAATTCTCGTCCTTTCAACCCTATCAGTGACAAGCTTGGTGAAAGCAATCACAAAATTAACGTGACAACAATAAGAAATTGCAGTTATTCGAGGTCAAGACTTGGGGGATCATATATAGAAAGATCGAGCTCCTCCAAGATTTGCAAGCCCTAAGgatcaacaaaatggtgttgaaTCTTATTGATATAAATAGTAGTTACAAGATAACTACAATCTGCAATCCTATTTCTTGGCTTCTATGAATGCAGAATTCAAAAGCAAAATGGTTGAAATCTCTTTCAGCCATGAAATTTGGGACTAAATTGAAGATTACTTTGCTCAATCTACCAAATACCATGTCAAGCAACTCAACACAAATCAAGACTATCAAGAACAAGGTTTATCGACATCTGGCTACAATTTTAAGATAAAAGACATAGCAGATTCTTTAGCAGCTTTGGAATCACCCCTTACAGTTGAAGAACATGTTAATGGACTCTTTGAAAGTTTGAATGAGGATTACCAAATGCTCATACACATGGTGAATTCAAAACGTGAATTGTTTAGTCTTTGTGAGGTTGAAACACAAATTATGATTTTTGAGGATATGTTAGAAAAGTTTTGAAAGACAGATTCCTTTATGATCCAAGCTAACTTTACACAAAGCTCCTTCCCTGCATTACCAAATCCTGGTAGAGGATTCTCTGGAAGAAGGGATAGAGGAGGAACTCTCAAGAAGATTTAATCATGGAGGCAGTTTTTTCTTCATTCACTTGGCCGTTTTTGCCACACTGCTTGTCACTGCTTCAATCAATTTAATCCATCGATTCCTCCTCCATCCTACACAAGTTTTACAAACTTCTCAGTATGCAAAATCTGTCAACACCTATACTTCTACACTAAACATCAACTCTACAACCACACCTCCACCTCCTACACCATCATTTCACCACCCAACTACATTCATGGCTATCCTATCTTCTGTGGCTTTCAAGTTGGTATCGTAATACTGGAGTTTCACATCATGTGACTCCAGATTCTTCAATATTCTTGTCATCATCTAAAACCAAAATTGGTCTATAATTGGTCATCTAAAACCAAAAGCTCTCACTACTAGTGTTAGTCATGAACAACAAACTGAGCTTCCTCCTAAATCTGCTACTACTGCATTAACAATTCCTCATTGCTGGAAAGAAGCCATGCTTGAGGAATTTAATGCTTTAACTAGAACTAAGACATAGAATCTTGTGCCAAAACCtgaaaatgctaaaattgttGTATGTAAATAGATCTTTACCATTAAAAGACCTCACAATGTTAAGGTTAAAAAATATAATGCCAGATTGGTGGCACAAGGCTTTCATGGATCTGAAGGCGTTGATTTTATTTGAACATGTTTTCTCTCCTGCAATTGGATCTATAACTATTAGAATCATTCTTAGTATAACTTTATCTAACAATTGGGATATTAGGCGATTTGATTTCAATAGTACATTATTGAATGGAGATTTAAATGAAACAATTTATATGTATCAACCTGTTGGCTTTACTCAAGAGGCTGAAACTCATGTATGCAAGTTAAATAAATCTCTCTATGGATTAAAACAATTCCCAAGAGAGTGATTCTTTTAATTagctctatatatttttttttttcaattaaatctctataccatatcaaattttataattaagttttTGCCGTCACAAAAATATTAGAATCAactgaatattctgttaaataaaatataatattcaTTCAAGTAGTGTTAGGTATATTCATTttgtttaacagaatattctgttaattcaaatatttttatcacgacaaaaatttaattacaaaatctaatatggtataaggacccaattgaaaagaaaaaaaaagtataaaaacttaattaaaaatttagtaaaattatagaaTAATTTGCAAAATCTGACACTTCTTTAGTTCTGTGGTTGGTACCCTTTAATATGTCACTATTATAAGACCAGATTTAAGCTTTACAATTCGGATTGGACTGGGAACTTGGAGGATAGGAGGTCAGTTTCAGATTACTGTGTTTATCTTGGTACTAATTTAACTTCATGGTCTTGTAGTTAGCAAACTACCATTTCATAGTCTTCCACCGAAGTAGAATTTCTTAGCCTTGCAGCGTGTGAAGCAAAAATCACTTGGGTGTAGAACCTCTTACATAATATAAAGTTGTCCACTTCTCCAACTATATTCTTTGATAACTTGAGTACTGTTCTATTAATCGAAAATATAGTATTTCATGATAAAACAAAACATGTTCGGCTAGACATTTAATTTGTTAGAgtaaaagttcaaaacaagagCTTGCAAGTGGTGCACATTATTTATGGAGTTGAACAAATTGTTGATATTTTGACAAAGCCTTTATCATCAACAACATTTGCGAGACTTAAACTCAAGCTCAGGAATGTTCCAAAATCCAACTTGAACTTGAGGGAGAGGGTATTAAAGCTGACGACAAGTGTGTAGATCAAGAAAGTATCAAGAAGTAATTAGAAGTCCCTAACTAACTCTGGTAGCTTCTGCAGAGTTATGTTGATCTCATGTATATATAAGTAGGCTCTTGTGTTTGAAATTGTGATAAACATGTATTTTCAATTGTTAATTGTTAGTCTTTGAGTAATATTCAGTCTTATAGTCTAAAGATCCATTGGTTTCTCGTTCTCCAAGATTCTGATAGTGGAATGATTTTGTTTTCTTCAAGATCAGTTCATACTGCACTGCCAATAAAAAACAGTATTTTGTAATTGTTTAAGTAActcaaaagaaataaaataataatttgttAATTTACAGAGAAATAATAAAAGATGAAAAGAATTGTAGAAGACAAACCTTCTGTGGACGTTGCCTCTTTTGTTATTGTCGTCTCCAGGGACAGATCCAGAAATGTTATCATGGGGGCCAATaacatataaaattaaaaaaatatgcaaataaattataatgtaagatgcattacaaaaatataccgatagagaatatatatttaaagtACAAACAAAATATGCATACTTTTACTAACGAAGTGGTACACGTCGATTTttcatatcataaaattcatcgataaaGAATCGGTGTCAAATCTTTCAGCAATCTTCTTCTCAATGTAAAtcaaaagacaattagcaagaaattcatcTTCCATTTTATTTCTGAGtctattcttcacaatattcatagctgaaaaagaTCTCTCAGTTGTAGCAGTTGAAACAGGGAGAGTTAATACCAAGCGAATCAAACGATCAATCAAAAGATATGTTAAAGACTTTTCTGTCTTCGTTAATCCTTGACATAACTCCGAAATTGTGCACAAGTTAGTTAACTCACATGATTAGGAATATCAAATTCATAATGTTGAGCTTGCATTCTAATGTGAAATTTCTCTTGGTCACTGAAGTCACCTGGATAAAATCGTTCTACTAATTCACATACTTTGTTGACACTGAAGAACTTATAATTATCTCTGGGATCTAAAGTTGAACTTAAAGTAAGCAATTCCACCATATTATCATTGAATCTTCCATTAAGCTCTTGCAACTGTGTATCAATTACAGCCAGAAATAAATTAACACGGTAATGATGCTCCACTGAAATTTGGTCAACAATTTTGCGAGTTCGGCCTCTTCTAGGAATATGCAATGCATTCATATCAGGAACTTCAACTTCATGTTTCTCACAAAACAATATAACTTCTTTTATGAAAGCCTCCCAACTTGATTCTCTCATTCGTTGGATTAAAGTCTTGGTAGTAGAAACCAGAGTTAAAGCATTCAATATGTCTTGATTTTTTCGTTGCAAAGCTTGACAAAGATCATGACTAACTTCCAAAATATTTCTCATCAAATGCAAAACAAAGACAAATTCAAAGGATGTGATAGCATCATAAGCAGCACTAGCATCACCACGAGTGGAGAAATTACTTTTTTCAGTGCTTTTTTTAAGAA carries:
- the LOC107641236 gene encoding uncharacterized protein LOC107641236 gives rise to the protein MFDATCEVLKKSTEKSNFSTRGDASAAYDAITSFEFVFVLHLMRNILEVSHDLCQALQRKNQDILNALTLVSTTKTLIQRMRESSWEAFIKEVILFCEKHEVEVPDMNALHIPRRGRTRKIVDQISVEHHYRVNLFLAVIDTQLQELNGRFNDNMVELLTLSSTLDPRDNYKFFSVNKVCELVERFYPGDFSDQEKFHIRMQAQHYEFDIPNHVS